Proteins encoded together in one Scyliorhinus canicula chromosome 21, sScyCan1.1, whole genome shotgun sequence window:
- the LOC119955933 gene encoding deoxyribonuclease gamma-like isoform X2 — translation MRWFLFLCTLASSRCFRICSFNIQCFGESKGAKPVVMEIITKIVARCDICLLMEVRDSSGAVVDQLLQDLNRSDMVKITSSYQYKGGKKGLQTFAREPLIVRFSSPRTAIKDFVLIPLHAPPGEAVNEIDQLYNVFLDVRAKWDIEDIMILGDLNADCRYVSAKDWETIRLRNKPGFFWLIGDNQDTTASARTDCAYDRIIVHGWNFFKALVPGSAKVFNVQEEFKLTEKEAVEVSDHYPVEVKLKLEAVHYEL, via the exons ATGCGATGGTTCCTCTTTCTATGCACCCTGGCAAGTTCTCGCTGCTTCCGTATCTGCTCCTTCAATATCCAGTGCTTTGGAGAGTCGAAAGGAGCCAAGCCGGTGGTCATGGAAATTATTACCAAG ATCGTGGCGCGATGTGACATCTGCCTGCTCATGGAGGTCCGCGACTCGTCCGGTGCAGTGGTGGACCAGTTACTTCAAGACCTGAACAG GTCAGACATGGTGAAGATTACGAGTAGTTACCAGTACAAAGGTGGCAAGAAAGGTCTGCAAACCTTTGCCCGAGAGCCGCTAATTGTGCGCTTTTCCTCGCCTAGAACAG CCATTAAAGATTTTGTCCTGATCCCTCTTCATGCTCCCCCGGGAGAAGCCGTGAACGAGATTGACCAGCTGTACAATGTGTTTCTGGACGTGAGAGCTAAATGGGACATTGAG GACATCATGATCCTGGGAGACCTGAACGCGGACTGCAGGTATGTGTCGGCAAAGGACTGGGAAACCATCCGACTGCGCAACAAGCCAGGCTTCTTCTGGCTCATCGGCGATAACCAAGACACGACGGCCAGTGCGAGGACGGACTGCGCGTACGACAG GATCATCGTGCACGGCTGGAACTTTTTCAAAGCTCTCGTGCCTGGGTCGGCCAAGGTGTTCAACGTCCAGGAGGAGTTCAAACTCACCGAGAAAGAG GCAGTGGAGGTGAGCGACCATTACCCGGTGGAGGTGAAACTCAAA
- the LOC119955933 gene encoding deoxyribonuclease-1-like isoform X1 — translation MRWFLFLCTLASSRCFRICSFNIQCFGESKGAKPVVMEIITKIVARCDICLLMEVRDSSGAVVDQLLQDLNSYDQHHQYVYLASKRLGERKYKEQYVFIYRSDMVKITSSYQYKGGKKGLQTFAREPLIVRFSSPRTAIKDFVLIPLHAPPGEAVNEIDQLYNVFLDVRAKWDIEDIMILGDLNADCRYVSAKDWETIRLRNKPGFFWLIGDNQDTTASARTDCAYDRIIVHGWNFFKALVPGSAKVFNVQEEFKLTEKEAVEVSDHYPVEVKLKLEAVHYEL, via the exons ATGCGATGGTTCCTCTTTCTATGCACCCTGGCAAGTTCTCGCTGCTTCCGTATCTGCTCCTTCAATATCCAGTGCTTTGGAGAGTCGAAAGGAGCCAAGCCGGTGGTCATGGAAATTATTACCAAG ATCGTGGCGCGATGTGACATCTGCCTGCTCATGGAGGTCCGCGACTCGTCCGGTGCAGTGGTGGACCAGTTACTTCAAGACCTGAACAG CTACGACCAGCATCACCAGTACGTGTACCTGGCCAGCAAGAGGCTTGGGGAGAGAAAGTACAAGGAGCAGTACGTCTTCATATACAG GTCAGACATGGTGAAGATTACGAGTAGTTACCAGTACAAAGGTGGCAAGAAAGGTCTGCAAACCTTTGCCCGAGAGCCGCTAATTGTGCGCTTTTCCTCGCCTAGAACAG CCATTAAAGATTTTGTCCTGATCCCTCTTCATGCTCCCCCGGGAGAAGCCGTGAACGAGATTGACCAGCTGTACAATGTGTTTCTGGACGTGAGAGCTAAATGGGACATTGAG GACATCATGATCCTGGGAGACCTGAACGCGGACTGCAGGTATGTGTCGGCAAAGGACTGGGAAACCATCCGACTGCGCAACAAGCCAGGCTTCTTCTGGCTCATCGGCGATAACCAAGACACGACGGCCAGTGCGAGGACGGACTGCGCGTACGACAG GATCATCGTGCACGGCTGGAACTTTTTCAAAGCTCTCGTGCCTGGGTCGGCCAAGGTGTTCAACGTCCAGGAGGAGTTCAAACTCACCGAGAAAGAG GCAGTGGAGGTGAGCGACCATTACCCGGTGGAGGTGAAACTCAAA